Proteins encoded within one genomic window of Pongo abelii isolate AG06213 chromosome 18, NHGRI_mPonAbe1-v2.0_pri, whole genome shotgun sequence:
- the CES2 gene encoding cocaine esterase isoform X1, which produces MRLHRLRARLSAVACGLLLLLVYGQGQDSTSPIRTTHTGQVVGSLVHVKGADAGVHTFLGIPFAKPPLGLLRFAPPEPPESWSGVRDGTTHPAVCLQDLTTMDSEVQNQVNVTIPSISMSEDCLYLSIYTPAHSHEGSNLPVMVWIHGGGLAFGMASMYDGSMLAALEDVVVVTIQYRLGVLGFFSTGDKHATGNWGYLDQVAALRWVRQNIAHFGGNPDRVTIFGESAGGTSVSSLVLSPISQGLFHGAIMESGVALLPGLIASSADVISMVVANLSACDHVDSEALVGCLRGKSKEEILAINKPFDMMIPGVVDGIFMPRHPQELLASADFQHVPSIIGVNNDEFGWIIPKVTSIYDTQKEMHREASQAALQEMLRLMMLPPTFGDLLMEEYIEDNGDPKTLQAQFQELMADSMFVIPALQVAHFQRSRAPVYFYEFQHQPSWLKNIRPPHVKADHGDELPFVFGTFFWGNYVKFTEEEERLSRKMMKYWANFARNGNPNGEGLLHWPLFDQEEQYLQLNLQPAVGRALKAHRLQFWKKVLPQKIQELKEPEERHTEL; this is translated from the exons ATGAGGCTGCACCGACTTCGCGcgaggctgagcgcggtggcctGTGGGCTCCTGCTGCTTCTAGTCTACGGCCAGG GCCAGGACTCTACCAGTCCCATCCGGACCACACACACGGGGCAGGTGGTGGGCAGTCTTGTCCATGTCAAGGGCGCCGATGCCGGGGTCCATACCTTCCTGGGAATTCCCTTTGCCAAGCCACCTCTAGGTCTGCTGCGATTTGCACCCCCTGAGCCCCCTGAATCTTGGAGTGGTGTGAGGGATGGAACCACCCATCCGGCTGT GTGTCTGCAGGACCTCACCACAATGGATTCAGAGGTTCAGAACCAAGTCAACGTGACCATCCCTTCCATCTCCATGTCCGAGGACTGCCTGTACCTCAGCATCTACACGCCGGCCCATAGCCATGAAGGCTCTAACCTGCCG GTGATGGTGTGGATCCACGGTGGTGGGCTTGCTTTTGGCATGGCTTCCATGTATGATGGTTCCATGCTGGCCGCCTTGGAGGACGTGGTGGTGGTCACCATCCAGTACCGCCTGGGTGTCCTGGGCTTCTTCAG CACTGGAGACAAACATGCAACCGGCAACTGGGGCTACCTGGACCAAGTGGCCGCACTACGCTGGGTCCGGCAGAATATCGCCCACTTTGGAGGCAACCCTGACCGTGTCACCATTTTTGGCGAGTCTGCAGGTGGCACGAGTGTATCTTCACTTGTTTTGTCCCCTATATCCCAAGGACTCTTCCATGGGGCCATCATGGAGAGTGGCGTGGCCCTCCTGCCTGGCCTCATTGCCAGCTCGGCTGATGTCATCTCCATG GTGGTGGCCAATCTGTCTGCCTGTGACCACGTTGACTCTGAGGCCCTGGTGGGCTGCCTGCGGGGCAAGAGTAAAGAGGAGATTCTTGCAATTAACAAG CCTTTCGACATGATGATCCCCGGAGTGGTGGATGGGATCTTCATGCCCAGGCACCCCCAGGAGCTGCTGGCCTCTGCCGACTTTCAACATGTTCCCAGCATCATTGGTGTCAACAATGATGAATTCGGCTGGATTATCCCCAAG GTCACAAGTATCTATGACACCCAGAAGGAAATGCACAGAGAGGCCTCCCAGGCTGCTCTGCAGGAAATGTTAAGGCTAATG ATGTTGCCTCCTACATTTGGTGACCTGCTGATGGAGGAGTACATTGAGGACAATGGGGATCCCAAGACCCTCCAAGCCCAGTTCCAGGAGTTGATGGCGGACTCCATGTTTGTGATCCCTGCACTCCAAGTAGCACATTTTCAGC GTTCCCGGGCCCCTGTGTACTTCTACGAGTTCCAGCATCAGCCGAGCTGGCTCAAGAACATCAGGCCGCCGCACGTGAAGGCAGACCATGGTGATgaacttccttttgtttttggaACTTTCTTCTGGGGCAACTACG TTAAATTCACTGAGGAGGAGGAGCGGCTAAGCAGGAAGATGATGAAGTACTGGGCCAACTTTGCTCGTAACGG GAACCCCAACGGCGAGGGTCTGCTACACTGGCCGCTGTTCGACCAGGAGGAGCAATACCTGCAGCTGAACCTACAGCCTGCGGTGGGCCGGGCTCTGAAGGCCCACAGGCTCCAGTTCTGGAAGAAGGTGCTGCCCCAGAAGATCCAGGAGCTCAAGGAGCCtgaagagagacacacagagctGTAG
- the CES2 gene encoding cocaine esterase isoform X3, with protein sequence MDSEVQNQVNVTIPSISMSEDCLYLSIYTPAHSHEGSNLPVMVWIHGGGLAFGMASMYDGSMLAALEDVVVVTIQYRLGVLGFFSTGDKHATGNWGYLDQVAALRWVRQNIAHFGGNPDRVTIFGESAGGTSVSSLVLSPISQGLFHGAIMESGVALLPGLIASSADVISMVVANLSACDHVDSEALVGCLRGKSKEEILAINKPFDMMIPGVVDGIFMPRHPQELLASADFQHVPSIIGVNNDEFGWIIPKVTSIYDTQKEMHREASQAALQEMLRLMMLPPTFGDLLMEEYIEDNGDPKTLQAQFQELMADSMFVIPALQVAHFQRSRAPVYFYEFQHQPSWLKNIRPPHVKADHGDELPFVFGTFFWGNYVKFTEEEERLSRKMMKYWANFARNGNPNGEGLLHWPLFDQEEQYLQLNLQPAVGRALKAHRLQFWKKVLPQKIQELKEPEERHTEL encoded by the exons ATGGATTCAGAGGTTCAGAACCAAGTCAACGTGACCATCCCTTCCATCTCCATGTCCGAGGACTGCCTGTACCTCAGCATCTACACGCCGGCCCATAGCCATGAAGGCTCTAACCTGCCG GTGATGGTGTGGATCCACGGTGGTGGGCTTGCTTTTGGCATGGCTTCCATGTATGATGGTTCCATGCTGGCCGCCTTGGAGGACGTGGTGGTGGTCACCATCCAGTACCGCCTGGGTGTCCTGGGCTTCTTCAG CACTGGAGACAAACATGCAACCGGCAACTGGGGCTACCTGGACCAAGTGGCCGCACTACGCTGGGTCCGGCAGAATATCGCCCACTTTGGAGGCAACCCTGACCGTGTCACCATTTTTGGCGAGTCTGCAGGTGGCACGAGTGTATCTTCACTTGTTTTGTCCCCTATATCCCAAGGACTCTTCCATGGGGCCATCATGGAGAGTGGCGTGGCCCTCCTGCCTGGCCTCATTGCCAGCTCGGCTGATGTCATCTCCATG GTGGTGGCCAATCTGTCTGCCTGTGACCACGTTGACTCTGAGGCCCTGGTGGGCTGCCTGCGGGGCAAGAGTAAAGAGGAGATTCTTGCAATTAACAAG CCTTTCGACATGATGATCCCCGGAGTGGTGGATGGGATCTTCATGCCCAGGCACCCCCAGGAGCTGCTGGCCTCTGCCGACTTTCAACATGTTCCCAGCATCATTGGTGTCAACAATGATGAATTCGGCTGGATTATCCCCAAG GTCACAAGTATCTATGACACCCAGAAGGAAATGCACAGAGAGGCCTCCCAGGCTGCTCTGCAGGAAATGTTAAGGCTAATG ATGTTGCCTCCTACATTTGGTGACCTGCTGATGGAGGAGTACATTGAGGACAATGGGGATCCCAAGACCCTCCAAGCCCAGTTCCAGGAGTTGATGGCGGACTCCATGTTTGTGATCCCTGCACTCCAAGTAGCACATTTTCAGC GTTCCCGGGCCCCTGTGTACTTCTACGAGTTCCAGCATCAGCCGAGCTGGCTCAAGAACATCAGGCCGCCGCACGTGAAGGCAGACCATGGTGATgaacttccttttgtttttggaACTTTCTTCTGGGGCAACTACG TTAAATTCACTGAGGAGGAGGAGCGGCTAAGCAGGAAGATGATGAAGTACTGGGCCAACTTTGCTCGTAACGG GAACCCCAACGGCGAGGGTCTGCTACACTGGCCGCTGTTCGACCAGGAGGAGCAATACCTGCAGCTGAACCTACAGCCTGCGGTGGGCCGGGCTCTGAAGGCCCACAGGCTCCAGTTCTGGAAGAAGGTGCTGCCCCAGAAGATCCAGGAGCTCAAGGAGCCtgaagagagacacacagagctGTAG
- the CES2 gene encoding cocaine esterase isoform X2 encodes MLLTQAGQLAPGRGITEFWLLPEVKGCGSGLDPGLTQPTHARRSTQVPKVMVWIHGGGLAFGMASMYDGSMLAALEDVVVVTIQYRLGVLGFFSTGDKHATGNWGYLDQVAALRWVRQNIAHFGGNPDRVTIFGESAGGTSVSSLVLSPISQGLFHGAIMESGVALLPGLIASSADVISMVVANLSACDHVDSEALVGCLRGKSKEEILAINKPFDMMIPGVVDGIFMPRHPQELLASADFQHVPSIIGVNNDEFGWIIPKVTSIYDTQKEMHREASQAALQEMLRLMMLPPTFGDLLMEEYIEDNGDPKTLQAQFQELMADSMFVIPALQVAHFQRSRAPVYFYEFQHQPSWLKNIRPPHVKADHGDELPFVFGTFFWGNYVKFTEEEERLSRKMMKYWANFARNGNPNGEGLLHWPLFDQEEQYLQLNLQPAVGRALKAHRLQFWKKVLPQKIQELKEPEERHTEL; translated from the exons ATGCTCCTTACCCAGGCTGGGCAGCTGGCCCCTGGACGTGGGATCACAGAGTTCTGGCTGCTCCCAGAGGTCAAAGGCTGTGGCTCTGGGCTGGACCCAGGACTCACCCAGCCAACTCATGCCAGGAGATCCACTCAAGTGCCCAAG GTGATGGTGTGGATCCACGGTGGTGGGCTTGCTTTTGGCATGGCTTCCATGTATGATGGTTCCATGCTGGCCGCCTTGGAGGACGTGGTGGTGGTCACCATCCAGTACCGCCTGGGTGTCCTGGGCTTCTTCAG CACTGGAGACAAACATGCAACCGGCAACTGGGGCTACCTGGACCAAGTGGCCGCACTACGCTGGGTCCGGCAGAATATCGCCCACTTTGGAGGCAACCCTGACCGTGTCACCATTTTTGGCGAGTCTGCAGGTGGCACGAGTGTATCTTCACTTGTTTTGTCCCCTATATCCCAAGGACTCTTCCATGGGGCCATCATGGAGAGTGGCGTGGCCCTCCTGCCTGGCCTCATTGCCAGCTCGGCTGATGTCATCTCCATG GTGGTGGCCAATCTGTCTGCCTGTGACCACGTTGACTCTGAGGCCCTGGTGGGCTGCCTGCGGGGCAAGAGTAAAGAGGAGATTCTTGCAATTAACAAG CCTTTCGACATGATGATCCCCGGAGTGGTGGATGGGATCTTCATGCCCAGGCACCCCCAGGAGCTGCTGGCCTCTGCCGACTTTCAACATGTTCCCAGCATCATTGGTGTCAACAATGATGAATTCGGCTGGATTATCCCCAAG GTCACAAGTATCTATGACACCCAGAAGGAAATGCACAGAGAGGCCTCCCAGGCTGCTCTGCAGGAAATGTTAAGGCTAATG ATGTTGCCTCCTACATTTGGTGACCTGCTGATGGAGGAGTACATTGAGGACAATGGGGATCCCAAGACCCTCCAAGCCCAGTTCCAGGAGTTGATGGCGGACTCCATGTTTGTGATCCCTGCACTCCAAGTAGCACATTTTCAGC GTTCCCGGGCCCCTGTGTACTTCTACGAGTTCCAGCATCAGCCGAGCTGGCTCAAGAACATCAGGCCGCCGCACGTGAAGGCAGACCATGGTGATgaacttccttttgtttttggaACTTTCTTCTGGGGCAACTACG TTAAATTCACTGAGGAGGAGGAGCGGCTAAGCAGGAAGATGATGAAGTACTGGGCCAACTTTGCTCGTAACGG GAACCCCAACGGCGAGGGTCTGCTACACTGGCCGCTGTTCGACCAGGAGGAGCAATACCTGCAGCTGAACCTACAGCCTGCGGTGGGCCGGGCTCTGAAGGCCCACAGGCTCCAGTTCTGGAAGAAGGTGCTGCCCCAGAAGATCCAGGAGCTCAAGGAGCCtgaagagagacacacagagctGTAG